The Nocardioides pantholopis genome window below encodes:
- a CDS encoding alcohol dehydrogenase catalytic domain-containing protein has translation MRAVRHHSFGPAEVLRLEDLPDPRPASGQVRIAVEAAGVHVLDTAIRAGQAFPASAPPRLPMVPGREVAGFVDAVGAGVDQRLLGRRVVAHLGPGASGGYAELVVVDAARLHEVPDGLDAATAVAAIGTGRTAAGVLAHAAITDDDVVVVTSAAGGLGTLLLQGARNAGARVVGLAGGAKLDVVRRHGADVAIDDRDPAWAARLRAAEPRLTLLLDGRGGAVARTAHRLLEPGGRMVRFSGEQEGYDAPGRPVVDVLGPAITGRLAEFEREALATAADGSRVPYVGSVFGLPEAAAAHRALEDRTALGKVVLTPR, from the coding sequence ATGAGAGCCGTCCGACACCACTCCTTCGGCCCGGCCGAGGTCCTGCGTCTGGAGGATCTGCCCGATCCTCGCCCCGCCTCCGGGCAGGTCCGGATCGCGGTCGAGGCGGCCGGCGTGCACGTGCTGGACACCGCGATCCGGGCCGGGCAGGCGTTCCCGGCGTCCGCGCCGCCCCGGCTGCCGATGGTGCCGGGCCGGGAGGTGGCCGGGTTCGTCGACGCGGTCGGGGCCGGCGTGGACCAGCGCTTGCTCGGGCGCCGGGTCGTGGCGCACCTCGGCCCCGGTGCCAGCGGCGGGTACGCCGAGCTGGTCGTCGTGGACGCGGCCCGCCTCCACGAGGTCCCGGACGGCCTGGATGCGGCCACCGCCGTCGCCGCCATCGGCACCGGCCGCACCGCCGCCGGGGTGCTCGCCCACGCCGCGATCACCGACGACGACGTCGTGGTGGTGACCTCGGCGGCCGGCGGTCTCGGCACGCTGCTCCTCCAGGGCGCCCGCAACGCCGGCGCCCGGGTGGTGGGACTCGCCGGTGGAGCCAAGCTCGACGTGGTCCGCCGGCACGGCGCCGACGTCGCGATCGACGACCGCGACCCGGCCTGGGCCGCCCGGCTGCGGGCAGCGGAGCCCCGGCTGACGCTGCTGCTGGACGGTCGTGGGGGTGCCGTGGCCCGCACGGCGCACCGCCTGCTCGAGCCCGGCGGGCGGATGGTCCGCTTCTCCGGCGAGCAGGAGGGCTACGACGCGCCCGGACGCCCGGTCGTCGACGTCCTCGGTCCCGCGATCACCGGCCGCCTGGCCGAGTTCGAGCGCGAGGCGCTGGCCACGGCCGCCGACGGCTCGCGGGTCCCATACGTCGGCTCGGTCTTCGGCCTCCCCGAGGCCGCGGCGGCGCACCGGGCGCTCGAGGACCGGACGGCGCTGGGCAAGGTCGTGCTGACGCCACGGTGA
- the lysA gene encoding diaminopimelate decarboxylase has product MTTTHEAGWAHAAGALRGPTWLRQPADPNDLVPQLWSSTARKAEGVLSVGGVSLPDLVAEHGSPAYVLDEADFRARAGAFRDAFAAYDVYYAGKAFLSTAVARWVAEEGLCLDVCSGGELSVAERAGFPMARVGFHGNNKSVAELTRAVRLGVGRIIVDSFDEIERLAAITAELGATVSVMVRVTAGVEAHTHEYIATAHEDQKFGFSIASGDALEAVRRVTATPGLEILGLHSHIGSQIFDSSGFEVAARRVLALHAQVREEVGVTMPEMDLGGGFGIAYTTQDDPSDPAQLATEMTKIVEHECRALGIEEPRLSIEPGRAIVGPAMCTVYEVGTVKRVRLDGGAVRTYVSVDGGMSDNIRTALYDADYSCTLASRASAAVPVLGRVVGKHCEAGDVVVKDEFVPADLAPGDLLAVPGTGAYCRSMASNYNHLLRPPVVAVRDGVARVVVRRETEDDLLATDLG; this is encoded by the coding sequence GTGACCACCACCCACGAGGCCGGCTGGGCACACGCCGCCGGCGCGCTGCGCGGACCCACCTGGCTGCGCCAGCCCGCCGACCCCAACGACCTGGTGCCGCAGCTGTGGTCCTCGACGGCCCGCAAGGCCGAGGGCGTGCTCTCGGTCGGGGGAGTGTCGCTCCCCGACCTGGTCGCGGAGCACGGCTCCCCGGCGTACGTCCTGGACGAGGCGGACTTCCGGGCCCGCGCGGGGGCGTTCCGGGACGCGTTCGCGGCGTACGACGTCTACTACGCAGGCAAGGCGTTCCTCTCCACGGCCGTCGCCCGCTGGGTCGCCGAGGAGGGCCTCTGCCTGGACGTGTGCTCCGGCGGCGAGCTGAGCGTCGCCGAGCGGGCGGGCTTCCCGATGGCGCGCGTCGGCTTCCACGGCAACAACAAGTCCGTCGCCGAGCTGACCCGCGCGGTCCGGCTCGGGGTGGGCCGGATCATCGTCGACTCCTTCGACGAGATCGAGCGGCTGGCCGCGATCACCGCGGAGCTCGGCGCCACGGTCAGCGTGATGGTCCGCGTCACGGCCGGCGTCGAGGCGCACACCCACGAGTACATCGCCACCGCCCACGAGGATCAGAAGTTCGGCTTCTCGATCGCCTCGGGCGACGCCCTCGAGGCGGTACGCCGGGTGACGGCCACCCCCGGACTGGAGATCCTCGGCCTGCACAGCCACATCGGCAGCCAGATCTTCGACTCCTCCGGCTTCGAGGTGGCCGCGCGCCGGGTGCTGGCCCTGCACGCGCAGGTCCGCGAGGAGGTCGGCGTGACGATGCCCGAGATGGACCTGGGCGGCGGCTTCGGCATCGCCTACACCACCCAGGACGACCCCTCGGACCCCGCGCAGCTGGCGACCGAGATGACCAAGATCGTCGAGCACGAGTGCCGGGCGCTGGGGATCGAGGAGCCCCGGCTCTCGATCGAGCCGGGCCGCGCGATCGTCGGTCCGGCGATGTGCACGGTCTACGAGGTCGGCACCGTCAAGCGGGTCCGGCTCGACGGCGGCGCGGTGCGCACCTACGTCTCGGTCGACGGCGGGATGAGCGACAACATCCGCACCGCGCTCTACGACGCGGACTACTCCTGCACGCTCGCGTCGCGCGCCTCGGCCGCGGTCCCGGTCCTGGGCCGCGTGGTCGGCAAGCACTGCGAGGCCGGCGACGTCGTCGTCAAGGACGAGTTCGTGCCCGCGGACCTGGCGCCCGGCGACCTGCTCGCGGTGCCCGGCACCGGTGCCTACTGCCGCTCGATGGCCTCGAACTACAACCACCTGCTGCGGCCCCCGGTGGTCGCGGTCCGCGACGGCGTCGCGCGCGTCGTGGTCCGCCGCGAGACCGAGGACGACCTGCTCGCCACCGACCTCGGCTGA
- the argS gene encoding arginine--tRNA ligase has protein sequence MTPEQLSTAIVDALTTLSDEGAITLPDGVPTTVTVERPRQKGHGDYATNVALQLAKKAGKNPREFATLVQKRLEDADGIAGVEIAGPGFLNITVEAGAQGQVALEILAAGERYGRNEALAGERINVEFISANPTGPLHLGHTRWAAVGDALARVLAAAGAEVDREFYINDRGNQMNLFGASIEAAALGRPIPEGGYQGGYVKDLADRLVAEDPGLLDLPEGERTVAFREAGYAAQLAEQQEQLRHFRTEFETWMSERSLHDSESVADTLLSLKQKGHVFEADGAVWMRTTDFGDDKDRVLIRTNGELTYFASDTAYYLNKRARGYGRCIYLLGADHHGYVGRLKAMAACAGDDPERTIEVLIGQLVKIMKDGEEMKLSKRAGTIVTLQELTDEIGVDPLRYTLSRYPADSPLTLDVAQMTKQSSDNPVFYVQYVHARVSSILRNAADLGLEPGEQMDLLTHEKEGELLRALAALPRVVASAAELREPHRVARYLEDTAGIYHRFYDNCRVLPMGDEEPTELHRARLALVAATRVVFANALALLGVSAPERM, from the coding sequence GTGACTCCCGAACAGCTCTCCACTGCGATCGTCGACGCCCTGACGACGCTGTCCGACGAGGGTGCGATCACCCTCCCCGACGGCGTCCCCACGACGGTGACGGTGGAGCGGCCCCGACAGAAGGGGCACGGCGACTACGCCACGAACGTCGCCCTCCAGCTCGCGAAGAAGGCGGGGAAGAACCCGCGGGAGTTCGCGACCCTCGTCCAGAAGCGCCTCGAGGACGCCGACGGCATCGCCGGCGTCGAGATCGCGGGGCCGGGCTTCCTCAACATCACCGTCGAGGCCGGCGCCCAGGGCCAGGTCGCGCTGGAGATCCTCGCCGCGGGCGAGCGGTACGGCCGCAACGAGGCGCTGGCCGGGGAGCGGATCAACGTCGAGTTCATCTCCGCCAACCCCACCGGCCCGCTGCACCTGGGCCACACCCGTTGGGCGGCCGTCGGCGACGCCCTCGCCCGGGTGCTCGCCGCGGCCGGGGCCGAGGTCGACCGCGAGTTCTACATCAACGACCGCGGCAACCAGATGAACCTCTTCGGCGCCTCCATCGAGGCCGCCGCGCTCGGTCGGCCGATCCCCGAGGGCGGCTATCAGGGCGGCTACGTCAAGGACCTGGCCGACCGGCTGGTCGCCGAGGACCCGGGTCTCCTCGACCTGCCCGAGGGCGAGCGGACGGTCGCGTTCCGCGAGGCCGGGTACGCCGCCCAGCTCGCCGAGCAGCAGGAGCAGCTGCGCCACTTCCGCACCGAGTTCGAGACCTGGATGTCCGAGCGCTCGCTGCACGACAGCGAGTCGGTCGCCGACACGCTGCTCTCGCTGAAGCAGAAGGGCCACGTCTTCGAGGCCGACGGCGCGGTGTGGATGCGCACCACCGACTTCGGCGACGACAAGGACCGGGTGCTGATCCGCACCAACGGCGAGCTGACCTACTTCGCCAGCGACACCGCGTACTACCTGAACAAGCGGGCCCGCGGCTACGGCCGCTGCATCTACCTGCTCGGCGCGGACCACCACGGCTACGTGGGCCGGCTCAAGGCGATGGCCGCGTGCGCCGGCGACGACCCCGAGCGCACGATCGAGGTCCTGATCGGGCAGCTGGTCAAGATCATGAAGGACGGCGAGGAGATGAAGCTCTCCAAGCGCGCCGGCACGATCGTGACCCTCCAGGAGCTCACCGACGAGATCGGGGTCGACCCGCTGCGCTACACGCTGTCGCGCTATCCCGCGGACTCGCCGCTGACCCTCGACGTCGCCCAGATGACCAAGCAGTCCAGCGACAACCCGGTCTTCTACGTCCAGTACGTGCACGCCCGGGTCTCCTCGATCCTGCGCAACGCCGCCGACCTCGGCCTGGAGCCGGGCGAGCAGATGGACCTGCTCACCCACGAGAAGGAGGGGGAGCTGCTGCGCGCGCTCGCCGCGCTGCCGCGGGTCGTCGCCAGCGCCGCCGAGCTCCGCGAGCCGCACCGGGTCGCGCGCTACCTCGAGGACACCGCCGGCATCTATCACCGCTTCTACGACAACTGCCGGGTGCTGCCGATGGGCGACGAGGAGCCCACCGAGCTGCACCGGGCCCGGCTGGCGCTGGTCGCCGCCACCCGCGTGGTGTTCGCCAACGCCCTCGCGCTGCTCGGCGTCTCGGCCCCGGAGCGGATGTGA